Proteins from a single region of Pseudodesulfovibrio portus:
- a CDS encoding Bbp19 family protein has translation MPDHNPLELHRAYRRLFDCADGRTVMADLEQRGCFSRSSFSTDKGRTAFNEGRRSLVLHVKHMIDETNFITKENER, from the coding sequence ATGCCTGACCACAACCCCCTGGAACTGCACCGCGCCTACAGGCGGCTCTTCGATTGCGCGGACGGGCGGACCGTCATGGCCGACCTGGAACAGCGGGGGTGCTTTTCGCGCTCCTCCTTTTCCACCGACAAGGGCCGCACCGCCTTCAACGAGGGCCGCAGGTCCCTGGTGCTGCACGTCAAGCACATGATCGACGAAACCAACTTCATCACAAAGGAGAATGAACGATGA